The Gossypium hirsutum isolate 1008001.06 chromosome A13, Gossypium_hirsutum_v2.1, whole genome shotgun sequence nucleotide sequence TTGAATAGTAATCAGATGAACAAGTTTTACCAAGGTTATCAGCATCTGGAAGAGGCCCCTCAGCAGACGTTCTGCAACAGGATTGTGAACATTTAGCACGGTCAAGGACTCCAGCAGAAAGTTTGTTTGTTAACCATGTCAAAGCAATCTGAGGAATGGTGTTAGAATTTAGAAGAGAAAGTAGATCCTTTCTCCAATTAAAATGGATAACTAGAACAAGCATAGAAGCGATTACCATAACGGGTAATGACGACATCATCAAACCAGCAGCAAACTTTAAGCATGTTACTGGATCATATCTAGAGAGAAGAGTTCCAAATAATGAAGTCCCAGCTATCTGCAATcatagatgataatcaatcagtCGTTAAGAAATTGCAACAATGATATTTACAGTGAAAAACATTTCATAACTTGATTGCTAAGACAACTGCAGACTTATAAAATTTCTGGCATTTATTTAAGATCCATGCTCTATGGATTACAAGCAAACAAAGAATTATTTGGCTTGGACCTAAAAGCTAACTCCATAGACCaatgttttcaaaatataaaagatattaaCCTTTCCGGTCCCTTTCAATTTCAatattgagcaaattggtctctctcaaaaaaaaatggagcaatttaatttttgtcAAATTCAAAAGTGAGCAACTGAGGACAATTAATCACGGTGTTAATGTTTGctgtcaattgtacataatttgattggttaataataaatttagcctttgATGTGTATATATCCTGTGTAAATGTTGcagaatgtgtaaatattgggagctaaatttgttaaatcaaggCCAAATTGaccaaatatataaatgttgcAGGCCAAACTTGTTAAATCAAGAACAAATTGACAGAATGTGTAAACTATAAAAGctcaatttgttattataccaatgaaaaaatatgtacaattgatgAAAAACATTAACATTGTGACTAATTCTCCTCAATTGCTCACTTTCGAAATTGACAGGGATTAAATTGCTCCAATTTTTTTGAGAGGGATCAATTTACTCAATATCGAAACTGAGAGTGATCAGACAGGTCTTTTTACCGATTATGAAATACCTCACAAAGCAGGTCAATTCGATTGAGAACAGCATTTGCTTGTGCCAGTGCGATTGGTCTATTTGTTCCAGCTAACTGCAAACACAAGAACTATAGTTTAATTCGCAGTCCACTTTCCTAGAGATGGATGACCAATGTTCCCTGTGAAGAAAACAACCAAAATGCATAGAATGAGGTACTACCAGCACAACCCAGTCACGCTCCATGGCAATCCCCAGTGCCACTCCAGATAGCCTCTCAATAGCCCCTGCTATCACTAGCACAGCAAACCAAGGATGTAGAAGACTAGACGAGGCAGAAGCAGAAGAAAATGAATGAGCATGAATTATCATTGCCACTGACAACAACTGAGCAGAGGCCTGGAAGATGCcaataaatttagaaaacaaaTTAGGACAGTGTTAATTTTACATTAATCCTGAAAAAAGTTATTGCCATTTGTGGTACCTGAACAGCATTCAAAAAGATATATGAAGGTACTCTAGGAGAATGATCCATAAGTTTACCAACCAAAGGGCCTCCAATGATAATAGCAAGCTATTAACATAAATTCTGTTAGAAAGTATTCCATTATCTCTTGTTCTACGTAGTGAATTTATGTTGTTGGACTAATCTATACCTTAGTGAAGAATCCCATGACAGCCACCGGTAGAAGGCTTGGATGAAGCAACGCAATAGCAGAAGGCCAAGCAAAATTCCAAAGCTGTTCCACTAAATTCCCAGCCAAGCAACTTGCATAAAATGCTGAAATATGAATATcacaatttagtaaaatgataGAACAAGATACAAAAGTACAAGACATTGTTGCAAGTTTCCAGAACTTGATAACATACAAAATAAGAAAGTTAATTTAAAGAGGTTTATGCTCTATTGACAACTTGATAGAAACCTAATCCCTAAAGCACAAAGAGAGCAGAGGACTACAATACCTAACCTTCTGAACACATTGTACACTTACTGCTTAGAGACACAAAATAGGATCAGTTTAAGTCTATCAAGAGTATTATCTATTTACTGTGCTTTGATAAGATGAAAATAGAATGTCCTACCATATAATCCCTCTGGGTGCGCTGGAGTTGCAGCGAGAGCTTCCTGCTCCTCCTCTGATAATACCTAGgcaagaaaaagaataaaatgataggAAAATGTTGTTGGATTTACACTCGAGTCGTAAATAAACTGATATACAGAGAGGAACATACTGGGAGTGTTGTTAAGAGACTATCTACATATGCATCCCCAGTTAGTATATTCAAAGATTCAGTCTCAAGAACATCAGATTTAAGCTGAAGTATTGGTGTTGTACAACAACAATCACTATCTGTTGCTGATAAATCCTCATCCTCGATAGCCACGTGGTTGAAATGCACATCAGTATTTGTTATTGAACATCTCAATTTAAAGCTGTCAAAACTACGACTAAACAGAAaaacaaaccaaataaaaaaaattgttagctGCCTCATTCAAATAtctcaaatataataaaaatagctTTCTCAGGGCAAATTGCAGACTAATTCGACTTTGAATCACCAGTCCTTCATGCAATAAGACATtacatcaaaaaagaaaaaagagagagagagaacatTTTGCCACATTTAAATTAAGAGAACAAATTAAAGAGTTACCTATGAGTATTAGTAGGAGGGGAGTTGAGACTCAACCATCGGCTAGAAGAGAAGCGATGGTGAATTCCAGAAGCAGCTTGTCTCGATATAAAGGCTTCTCTCCTAGAAACAGAAAAGTTAAACAAATTGAAAGAGAGCTGAGAATTTGTAACCGCGACCATTGCCATGCTAGCTTCAGCTGTTGCTTATTTAACTTGTTATTGCTCCAGAAATTGAAGCACCAATACCCACTTTTGAGTTTTTCTAAACTCATGCAGCTGTGAAGAAAGCAAATTGAATAGCAATCAGGAGCAAATTTTACCGCTCTTGGGGTTTAGTTAGACAGCAAATCCTATCAGGGTTTAGGTTCAAATGAGTCCAAAGAAACAAAAGTTGGAACCTTTTTCTAACTGCTGAAATGAACTGGTTTGGTTTTTGAGATACAAAAAAGGCTATCTGGGTTTGGCGCCACAAGGAAATCAAAAGGAGCTTTTGAGTTTCTAGATAACAAAAACAATCTGGTACCTGTATATAGCCTTCAATTTAAAGGGGCAGAAAGAAAGAAGGGTTTGGGAAAGCTGAAATGATGGGAGGGTTATCCGTGGCATGATTTGTTGCGTAAGAGTCCGGCGGTGAGCGGAAAGATTTTGTGGCCACTAGATTTGAAGGGTGGCGGCACCCTTGTGGAAGTGGGTCCATTAAAGCCTAGTTACTAATTTTCCTTTCCTCAACAATCAGTGTAAAGACGGCAAGCTAAGTTGCCATTTGATGTACGaaacttttgaaattcatttacAAGTATGACATTCTAGTAGTTTCCATGATAATAACCAAAAAaagaagtttgatttttttttggaataaataCACAAAAAAATCCTTGTAATAATCCGTGGTATGATCATGTACCATTgtctgaattaaaaaaattaattgagtgTTAGTtggattaatattaatattattgttagtgTAAAAAGACGTAAATTTGAATGCACTTAaatatattatctttttattttaactattgtATTAGAAAAATGGATATGATAAacaatttataatgatattaatattaaaaaataataaaatattcaaatattcaaaaatttcaaaacatttataaaaataaattaataattaattccaaactttaggggtgttcaaacggttaatcaaattaaactaatattaacCGGACTTTTTAATTCTTTAACCATTAATCGAACaaaaaatttttcaacaaaaattaacTGAATCGAAATATTTCAGTTAATTCAGTTGGTTAATCGAATTAActgaaattgattttttttgttaaaataagtataaaatatataaaaaataattaaattgataatacTCATTTAACCGAATTAGTAATAGcctaatacatataatttataatattatttataaagtttGGTTAATTTAGCTAATTACCCAATTTTAAACCGAATTAatcattaactgaaattttaaaaaaacttttaaccAACCTTTAACCGAACTAGATCGGTTAACCGattaattaaccaaattagatcagtTCGATTAGTTAATTTGTTTTTAACTGAAACTTGAACACCCCTACCAAActttggagaaaaaaaaaataaaaagttgtttaatggtttattttcaaaccatgatttgggtaaaaaaaatatatttggatttaaaatttaaaatttaaaattttttatttggataataaataaaaagttggatttgaatttgaataaatCCAAgtctaatttcataaaaattaaattttggatttcaAAATCCATTTTAAAACTTACAATTTTCAACATCCAagaatcattaaaaaaaaaattgttctctCTTCTTTCACACTTCCTTTTAAGcccaaacaataaataaataattttacttataatataTCATCAACGAagtttaagattttcaaaattggATCGATGAGCAAATCAGTTAGACCATTTGTTCCTGGTTTGACCGATCTAATCGgttcaattaataaattattcaaaaattaaaatagataaaatcgGTTCAATTAGTTCAATTGTCGATTTAACTGGTCCATGAGTCAATCAATCTGATCCTTTATTTTAGACTCGTACTCCAACCAATTCCTGATTAATCGGTCTGATTGGTCGATCCGATTCTAAAAACAACGGCGAAGCTTCAtgcatttaatttaatacaatataaatattcaaaaatttcatttataccataattttcacaattttaattttaaacccttgaattttaatttacacATTATTCTTCTTATACCTAATGCAATTGGTCTGACTAGTTGTTCTAGTCTGGTTTTTTAAAATCGAATTAGTGATCGAACTAATTAGATCACTAGTTTTCTACTTCAACTAATTCGATCGATTTAACTGGTAAGATCAGTTCGACTGGTCTGTAcgattctattaaataaataattaaaaataataaaaatttaaaagaaaagttcAACCACCCAATCAACCAGTCCAGATCAATTCCCAAGTTAACTGGTCTAATGCCTTTCTCCAAACCGATATCGGTGATCGTTCCAGTTTGATTCAAATAACAATGTTCAAAATCCtcctaaataattaaattaaaaaaacatttttaaagctTAGAAGTAGTTGAAATCCAAatctatatttgaattattcaaacaATGAATTtagattaattcaaaatttggaattttaaatattttaatttccgAACAAATGATTTGGAAATAAGGAATTCATAAATCATAAATTTCaaagctaaaattttaaaattcaatttcaaattctAGTTCGCAAACTATTAGCGCAATAAATCAAACTGAAATTTCCAAGAGGTGGTGAATTGGCTTTTAAAAATCTTGCAAAAGCTAGAGAGAAAGGATAGAAAATTGAATACAAGAATTTAGAGTAGTtcggccccaattgcctactctacCACATTAGATTTACACAACTAAAGATTTTtccaaatttactaatttgataACCTTTAAGGATAAAGTCTAACCTTACAAACTCctttaaggtttctacccaaaccttaagatacaaaccctctcaaagagaTGTAAAGAAGCAGacaaagaaataatccttacaagatcgaAGTGTTTGCAATTTAAGCTCATCTACAATGAAAAACACTAGAGCAAATAAAACGAAATAAAGCTCacaaatttataaaagaaaagtaTGGAAATATTTGGcacaaaggttgtttgattgatctTTTTGCTTGAATATGCTTTCTTGTTGTTGTAGGATCTTTGGAAGATGGTATTTACACCCTctaatcctgtaaaagaatcaaagtgagcatttgattcaaatactaagaaggattattatgtcatctacacggggagatggctagtctcgGCTAGCGGAGCAGTTGAATCTACGGGTAAAGACATAGATGTactcattggtagaatgatacattagaatggacccaagatgaattaattctggattcgtttgtgaattaattcacttgtgacgttcatagtgtgatttacctaaaccctgagttagtcactgactatgtgtatgcaactcatgtgcatcgatagtggaggcttatgctctaaagatgatcgagcccatagccggtatgttgggtacatgacttatgTATGGTATGACTTTACTAgtaacaatggaattcatagctaaattaaagagttaatgatatcctctcattggcattgtgtggattgataaatatggaaagtggccacgggttgctcattctcgaacgagcaatctatcacagtcatttgttgacagtgataatattaatcattaagaagatataatggtgacaataagataaaatgtgattgtattgagtgaacgaatttaacttaaaggaatcaatgatatcatatgagggtaacacacacataatgaggtcattagacaaagcagttggatgaattgctttcgtaaatagtatacaataaggaattttcaatcatggtacttcttatggATTGACTTGATTAAGTAATTATGAATTATTgaaacgatgcttctggacataattgcaattactagagccaaATTGTATATGTTCTATTGGTCTctccactagctcaacaaaagttcgatcggactgcatttgaattagaagaatattctacaactttggaaataatttaattgagtctgtttattcaatgtggaattaaattaggtggtcgtgagaattgttcaactagagaatttaattaaagaattttcttgaaaaattaatttggaaaatctaagtgatttttggaaaaaataattttgaacaagtaaaattaaattaatcaaagtagttaaaattaatatgatatttttggaaattaattatcaagtaaaaaaattggcccaatgggtaattggaCTTAAAAATTGGTCTTGAGATCATAAATTGTGCCTGGGAGCCCAAAACGAGACCAAGATCCGAAAACTATTCGAACAGTGCCTGGTATGTGAAACCGAGTCGATTGTCCAACTAGTGGCTAGACCGGACCGATTGGGTTATCATTGACCTGGACCGAACTGGTAGCAATCGAACCGGCTCAATGTGCCGTAAGGGTGTTGCATTTGCATCACCGGATGCAACAATGCTGGTGGCCGCGACGGTGGCGTCCTAATGGCCAGCGACAGTTGGTCTTCGGTGGTTGACTAGTGAAGAGTTACACTCTTACTGGGACTCTAtcaaagaatttgatttcagattagctattccaaaaataatattattttaattgtttaatattaaattaaatttaatacttatcttaatagtattttattaatttaatattaaagtgattatcttaatattaaatttaatttaatatttatctacataaacattctattattttaataagaattaatattaaattaatataatatttatcttgataactattatattaatttaatattatagtgattaagtttaataatagttGAACACTCTAAACTTtctctatataaagagagtcttgggtcattatttttcacacacttgaatttaagagaaagttgaagagagaaaattctttaaagagattatttcagaaaatttctatagatattttttctaatttacaaccttaccaaaaagtttagagaaattgcgaaattgccccactggtaatttttgtgattttttttattcgaagCGAGCCTACACTCGGTAGACATGAGCCGGAGGATAGCAGAGAATACTACTTGGTCAAATCGCTCATCCTAGATGActcaaaaaaatacaattttgattaattgcttattactttatatatcacaaccaatatcttgttttgaaaaaaaattttaaaactctgtttttcctaaatttattttccgttgcattttccaaacccgtttttttttcaacaattggTATTATGAGCCAGGTTGTgctctatctataagtataaggaaataatcaaaataaatttctcttcttaaatgatttgattacgtagaaagtgacattctttagatcttatgcatgttttgagttatatattggaatggatgtgatattatatatttgttatataattgttttttattgCCGAGGTTGTAATTCTTAGGAAATAGATAGTGGACTATCATCTCAACGtaaggttattttttttaaaattcatagaaTTCTTATGAGCCGGAAATAGACATAgaacttaaatgtaatttttccaaaaagagTCCATGGTAAGGAAAAGATGCGATGACAGTTGAAGACCCAAGGAATGCCTTGtgggaaaaaaattatataattttattttctagaaataaaacCAAGGAAACCTtggctgacaattttattttaattacctatctcattatatatttgttttataattgtttataatatttatattatgtaatgttataattgtgatatatatgagatgatccatagttgatcgtttaaaaataagaagtgtggtaatgagaaaatacatgtgttgtattgtttcGTTCGCTTTTTTAGGTTATTCGATaactgtgagaagtgtggtaatgagaaggagcatgtctaggattagccctagctaggaaagacttggtttttaagcagtcaaatttgactcacctccttttcttGGGACCCTACCTGGTGCATGGTTCACATTCACTCTttggtttttcccttaaaagaaaaattgtggagaatcaaaattgtttgtttttataaTTGATTGGTTCTTGTGAATAAatgttaatattataaaattgccaTAGCTTGTCATGCATAAAATGGAAGCATGTCACTTAGATTGggtaagaatgccactaggactattgtatgatcattcttaAAATTTGGGATAAATAATCttgcatgttttttaaaatattgagtgggagaaagTCCTTGAAAAAGACCTACGGCCTCCATTAatggtccctaagtgatagcatgGTAAAGTTTCAAACTAGTTCCTACCTTAGCTGCACCTGAAGGTAAACTTTGTCATGTAGGTTCATTAGATGGGATCTCtttttaaggacaactagtcatacATGACTTTCAGgtagattgtcccaagatgactcacaaatgagagcatgttcatgatgggtgttgagttaatggttacacactcaagatcatctcttattaaatagtttcccaagaaacgatatttaagctagagatgatggcCAAACGTTAAATAGTCGTTAGTTCGTgtggagtcttgagaattaagattcacaAACTGGTTCGATGTAATCCATGTTATCGCTAGTTAATCATGGGACCCCAAAGCGACATGGTTGATGGGTGTAATAATAATCGTAgcaatgaaaaaatatttttttcaaggttttaatacaagacgcatgcatcatgttgcattcttgatatggtgctgaaatgaatttttttttgcttaatataAAGATAGTAGTTAGtgaatctttattttattttttttagttcaaatatgtctcctactcctcttattagcattcttactaagaataaattaaatggggaTAACTTTCGAGAATGAAAATGAAACTTGCTAATAGTTCTCAGCTATGAGAAAAAACAAATTTGTTCTTGACAAAATGTGCCATCTTGAAGCTCAACCCAAAACGAGAAATCGCTGGAGAGATTCTGACTCGATTGCTCGATGTTATATTTTAGCAAAGATGAGTAGTGTGTTGCAAAATCAACATAAGGATTTCCGTACTGCCAAAGAGATCATTACAAATTTGGAGGATTTGCTCGAAAGCCAAGTCACATTGGCTTGACAATCcactattacaaatttgatgaactTTCAGCAGAAACCCGACACTCTGgtcaaagaacatatgcttaagcttattAGATTCTTTACAGAAACAAAGGACAATGGGGCTGAACTAGACGTCAACACTCAAATTGAAATAGCGTTCAAATCCTAAACTAATGAGTTTGTTTGTTTTAGAGTTGCTTACAACTTAGGAAACAATAAGCTTACCTTGACTTAactcatgaaggaattacaatcctatgagttgatgttgaatagTGGTAAGTCCGTTTAGGAGAAACATGAAGCAAACTTAACTATTGGCCTCTCGTCCTCTAAGGGAAATTAGAAAGTTAAGAGGAAGCAGAAagctaagggaaagaagaaacagaCTAAGTCTTAAGTTCCACCTCGTGTGGATAGGAAGAAGGCTAAGAAGTTAAAAGATCCTAAAAAGACCAAATGTTTCTTGTGCAACAGGAAAAtgacatttcaaatcaaactaGAAGTAGTATTTGGATTACCTAGCCAAAAAGGGTAAATATGTGGAACTCTTTATGGTTGAAGCTTGCTTAGTGAAAGAATCAATTGACAATTGGGTTATTGATTCTAGAGCCACTAACTATGTGTGTGTTTCTATGTAGGGGTTTAACAAAATGAGAAGTCTGCGTCAGATGAGCCTCTCATTGTGGGTAGGAGATGAGAGCTATGTTTTAGCTGAAACAGCgggagaagttattttacactttgataattttaaaaagattgttTTAAAGAACGTGTTTAATGTACCTTATTTTAAGCATGTCTATTTTATGACAGTTATACCGTAACATTTAATAAAAGGATTGCTATTCACAGAAATTATTCTTTaatctgtaatggatggatgaAAAACAAGCTCTACTTTATCAAACTAAATAACTACTCGATGCTTCAAactgaaataatgaataaaaagcttaaaacttctcactctaatgaggggtaCCTATGGCACTTAAGGCTTGGTCATATTAactaagaaagaatcactagacttgtgaaaaaAGGTCTCTTAAGTATGCTTAATGAAGTTAGTCTTCAACAATGTGAATATACACCCCAAACCCAgtccagacgttatggccaaatccggAAATGTCACATGAAATAGGTTAAAAAACCATTATCATTAAGTTAAAACCTTTCCAGTTATTAACCTTTAgagttattattaatttcaaagctTTCTTTCATTTAATCATTTAGAGATAAAACGTGTTTGTAGTGAAAGCTTGTAAAAATGTTGTGTCCAAAAAACCCgttcaagattttagaaattCATCACAGTTATAATTAAGTAAAACCAAAAACCTAAAACCAAcgtcaaaattttaaaaggagTCCAGAGTCTCAAAAAAAATACAACTTCAATGCCAAAACTTAATAAccccaaaacaaaataaaatagtaaaataggtggtcaccgtcgagtcctccgctgcaccgatctgcctaagacTGTGGGTTACCTGTACAGACAAAcagaaaaggggtgagtttacgtaaactcagtgtgtaacccagcaGATTTAAGCATGTATACGTACAGAATATCACAAATCAAACAGATTCACAATCGAGCCTGGGCCCTTGTTAGATACAAATATAGATTCGGGCCTGAGACCATTTCAGATACAGATACAGTTACAGATATGCAAATCAGATAacagaatcctacccaatcctctacacaccatctctgaccatccctacacaccatgtggggtttaaaacacccacctatccctacacaccacgttGTACCGATGtgacacatatcaaatataatgcAGTTGTGCTGCC carries:
- the LOC107893624 gene encoding solute carrier family 40 member 3, chloroplastic, which produces MAMVAVTNSQLSFNLFNFSVSRREAFISRQAASGIHHRFSSSRWLSLNSPPTNTHSRSFDSFKLRCSITNTDVHFNHVAIEDEDLSATDSDCCCTTPILQLKSDVLETESLNILTGDAYVDSLLTTLPVLSEEEQEALAATPAHPEGLYAFYASCLAGNLVEQLWNFAWPSAIALLHPSLLPVAVMGFFTKLAIIIGGPLVGKLMDHSPRVPSYIFLNAVQASAQLLSVAMIIHAHSFSSASASSSLLHPWFAVLVIAGAIERLSGVALGIAMERDWVVLLAGTNRPIALAQANAVLNRIDLLCEIAGTSLFGTLLSRYDPVTCLKFAAGLMMSSLPVMIALTWLTNKLSAGVLDRAKCSQSCCRTSAEGPLPDADNLVDTGLKAIKLGWSEYIQQPVLPASLAYVLLYFNVLTPGSLMTAFLTQRGLSPSIIGGFSGLCAIMGVAATFISATLVRRFGILKAGAVGLIFQASLLTIAVAIYQSGPFAQTSPLLFFLCLIVLSRLGHMSYDIVGAQILQTGIPSSKANLIGTTEISVASLAESLMLGIAIIANDVSHFGFLALLSLLSVVGASWIFCRWLLNPTEEQSSLFSFDPQF